From the Micromonospora sediminicola genome, one window contains:
- the murD gene encoding UDP-N-acetylmuramoyl-L-alanine--D-glutamate ligase, whose protein sequence is MRLSDLRGRHVAVWGAGREGRAAVTAIAAHGPAGLVAVDDSANFLALPWEGPLAEAAPLVTGEEGFARLAAADVVVRSPGVPNTHPWMVELRRRSVPVTQGSALWMADHADRTVGVTGSKGKSTTSSLISHLFTAMDRPNVFGGNIGVPLLDLPEAELYVLELSSYQCADLTDSPRVAVVTALFPEHLDAHGGEREYYRDKLNLVAHGPHTVVVNGADPRLAVELGDRAAVRAGSPDTTHVATGPDGTRWFHLRDTPLFPRAVLPLVGRHNEGNLCVALAVLDALGVDVVARRDSLAVAVAEFQGLAHRLTEIPDPSGLTFVDDTLATSPYAAMHAIDAYEGRPLTVIVGGTDRGLDYTPLREHLAEREITVIGIPDSGPRIVEALAGLPAVRTELAEDLVAAVGLSRKLTPAGGVVLLSPAAPSYGRFRNFEHRSEVFAQAVADTAR, encoded by the coding sequence GTGCGCCTGTCTGATCTGCGCGGACGTCATGTCGCCGTCTGGGGCGCCGGCCGCGAGGGCCGGGCGGCGGTGACCGCGATCGCCGCGCACGGCCCGGCCGGCCTGGTCGCCGTGGACGACAGCGCGAACTTCCTCGCCCTGCCCTGGGAGGGCCCGCTCGCCGAGGCGGCGCCGCTGGTCACCGGCGAGGAGGGCTTCGCGCGGCTGGCCGCCGCCGACGTGGTGGTCCGGTCGCCGGGGGTGCCGAACACCCACCCGTGGATGGTGGAGCTGCGCCGCCGGTCGGTGCCGGTGACCCAGGGCAGCGCGCTCTGGATGGCCGACCACGCGGACCGCACCGTCGGGGTGACCGGCAGCAAGGGCAAGAGCACCACCTCCAGCCTGATCAGTCACCTGTTCACCGCGATGGACCGGCCGAACGTCTTCGGCGGCAACATCGGCGTGCCCCTGCTCGACCTGCCCGAGGCGGAGCTGTACGTGCTGGAGCTGTCCAGCTACCAGTGCGCCGACCTGACCGACTCGCCCCGGGTGGCGGTGGTGACCGCGCTGTTCCCCGAGCACCTGGACGCGCACGGCGGCGAGCGGGAGTACTACCGGGACAAGCTGAACCTGGTCGCGCACGGCCCGCACACGGTCGTGGTCAACGGCGCCGATCCGCGACTGGCCGTGGAGCTGGGCGACCGGGCGGCGGTGCGGGCCGGGTCGCCGGACACCACCCACGTGGCCACCGGGCCGGACGGCACGCGGTGGTTCCACCTGCGGGACACGCCGCTGTTCCCGCGCGCGGTGCTGCCGCTGGTCGGGCGGCACAACGAGGGCAACCTCTGCGTGGCGCTCGCCGTGCTCGACGCGCTCGGCGTCGACGTGGTGGCGCGCAGGGACAGCCTCGCCGTGGCGGTCGCCGAGTTCCAGGGCCTGGCCCACCGGCTCACCGAGATCCCCGACCCGTCCGGGCTCACGTTCGTCGACGACACGCTCGCCACCAGCCCGTACGCGGCCATGCACGCGATCGACGCGTACGAGGGCCGGCCGCTGACCGTGATCGTCGGCGGCACGGACCGGGGGCTCGACTACACCCCGCTGCGGGAGCACCTCGCCGAGCGGGAGATCACGGTGATCGGCATCCCGGACAGCGGTCCCCGCATCGTCGAGGCGCTGGCCGGGCTGCCGGCGGTCCGCACCGAGCTGGCCGAGGACCTGGTGGCCGCCGTCGGCCTGTCCCGCAAGCTCACCCC